One stretch of Lucilia cuprina isolate Lc7/37 chromosome 6, ASM2204524v1, whole genome shotgun sequence DNA includes these proteins:
- the LOC111690186 gene encoding phosphatidylinositol 4-phosphate 5-kinase type-1 alpha → MASEIGVIDSVELEPFRQPNNAKIKNDNDDDNLASTSNASNAMTTATLTIIKPNSMSAISAVSDNEETHLNPYPLSTLPVMPSTSRQLFSEAANAHGGHETTSFLQQEISQQQRLKSASSTLDKSVSRNPSSAGKHEKKIGHRRVDDEGEVTYKKIQSKQIMGSIQLGIQHTVGSLASKPKRDLLMNDFFEMETISFPPDGSSITPAHHYSEFRFKVYAPIAFRYFRDLFGIAPDDFLMSMCAAPLRQLSNPGASGSIFYLTDDDEFIIKTVQKKECEFLQKLLPGYYMNLSQNPRTLLPKFFGLYCFHYNAKNVRLVAMNNLLPSDIKMHAKYDLKGSTFRRKASKAERQKASPTYKDLDFMEHHPNGIFLETDKYNALIKTIQRDCMVLESFQIMDYSLLVGIHNLDLAAKEKREERIRNARAKLQRTDEIREADEAPEADQVYNAAASSSAAAGSALNRSRSMNRHRLVAHSTAMESITADIDTPFEEDEDIPAGGIPARSENDERLILYIGIIDILQSYRLEKKLEHTFKAIIYNGDTVSVCRPSFYAQRFQNFMGKTVFKKTPTFPLKHSPSKRKTSNATARTPQRTPSQSVSSNRPPFMSGSSTPPPAFDDISEEDITANSSTAVRVSSHSRNLMPQKSYMSSHRSTLGSTTDDYSDDDLASTTGSTRSPMQRKRAQLHLSKTNVHVTTVGCIEDQPSPNQPHQHPDYKQSDEGIEQDVDGKKVITTKSTFIQAKQEQIYTSTLVVNDVVR, encoded by the coding sequence ATGGCCAGCGAAATTGGTGTTATTGATTCTGTAGAATTGGAACCATTTAGACAACCAAACAAtgccaaaataaaaaatgataatgatgatgataatctGGCCAGCACTTCGAACGCATCGAATGCAATGACTACTGCCACCTTAACTATTATTAAACCTAACTCAATGTCAGCAATATCTGCAGTTTCAGATAATGAAGAAACTCATTTGAATCCTTACCCCTTGAGCACCCTGCCAGTTATGCCGTCTACGTCGCGCCAACTTTTCAGTGAGGCAGCAAATGCTCATGGCGGGCATGAAACGACATCGTTTCTGCAGCAAGAGATAAGTCAACAGCAGAGACTCAAAAGTGCATCGTCGACATTGGACAAAAGTGTATCGCGTAATCCATCTTCAGCGGGTAAACATGAAAAGAAAATCGGCCATCGTCGTGTGGACGACGAGGGCGAAGTGACTTATAAGAAAATTCAAAGTAAACAGATAATGGGTTCCATACAACTGGGTATTCAACACACGGTGGGAAGTTTGGCTTCAAAACCAAAGAGGGATTTACTAATGAATGATTTCTTTGAAATGGAAACTATTTCATTTCCGCCCGACGGCTCTTCCATTACTCCGGCCCATCATTATAGTGAATTTCGTTTTAAGGTTTACGCTCCAATAGCTTTTCGCTATTTTCGAGATCTATTTGGCATTGCGCCAGATGATTTTCTAATGTCCATGTGTGCTGCTCCTCTGCGACAGCTATCGAATCCTGGAGCTTCCGGCTCAATCTTTTATTTAACCGATGATGACGAATTCATAATAAAGACTGTTCAAAAGAAGGAATGTGAATTTCTCCAGAAACTATTACCAGGTTATTATATGAATCTTTCCCAAAACCCACGCACTTTGCTGCCAAAATTCTTTGGGCTCTATTGCTTTCACTATAATGCCAAGAATGTCCGACTTGTGGCCATGAACAATTTGCTGCCATCAGACATTAAAATGCACGCTAAATACGACTTGAAAGGATCAACATTCCGGCGAAAAGCCTCAAAGGCAGAACGACAAAAAGCCAGTCCCACCTACAAGGATTTGGATTTTATGGAACATCATCCGAATGGTATTTTTTTGGAGACAGATAAATACAATGCTCTTATTAAGACCATACAGAGGGACTGTATGgttttagaaagttttcaaataatggATTATTCTCTGCTAGTGGGCATACACAATCTTGATTTAGCAGCCAAAGAGAAGAGAGAAGAGCGCATTCGTAATGCCAGAGCCAAATTGCAAAGAACGGATGAGATTCGAGAAGCAGACGAAGCACCTGAAGCAGATCAAGTGTACAATGCTGCTGCTTCGAGTTCTGCAGCGGCAGGCTCCGCTTTGAATCGTTCACGCAGCATGAATCGACATCGATTGGTGGCTCATTCAACGGCGATGGAATCCATTACCGCTGACATAGACACGCCCTTCGAAGAGGACGAGGACATACCCGCAGGTGGCATCCCCGCCAGATCGGAAAATGATGAGCGTTTAATATTATACATCGGTATAATTGATATTTTGCAATCTTACCGATTGGAAAAGAAACTCGAGCACACTTTCAAAGCCATTATATACAATGGAGACACTGTTTCGGTATGTCGTCCATCATTCTATGCTCAACGTTTCCAGAATTTTATGGGTAAAACAGTGTTTAAGAAAACACCAACATTTCCACTGAAGCATTCCCCTTCAAAACGAAAGACATCGAATGCCACTGCGCGCACACCTCAGAGAACGCCATCGCAAAGTGTTAGTTCAAACAGACCACCTTTCATGTCTGGATCTTCAACGCCTCCGCCGGCATTCGATGATATATCCGAAGAAGATATAACGGCTAATTCCTCTACGGCTGTACGAGTTTCGTCGCATTCACGAAATTTAATGCCACAGAAATCGTACATGTCATCTCATCGCAGTACCCTGGGCAGTACCACAGACGACTATAGCGATGACGATTTAGCGTCAACTACTGGCAGTACTCGCTCTCCCATGCAAAGAAAAAGGGCCCAATTACATTTATCGAAAACTAATGTTCATGTAACCACTGTGGGTTGCATTGAAGACCAACCATCTCCTAATCAGCCTCATCAACATCCCGATTATAAGCAATCGGATGAGGGCATAGAACAAGATGTTGATGGCAAAAAAGTAATCACCACAAAATCAACCTTCATACAGGCCAAACAAGAACAAATCTACACATCCACTTTAGTTGTTAACGATGTGGTGAGATGA